The following nucleotide sequence is from Mycobacterium sp. Z3061.
GTTGTGCGGGGCGAATTCGACCGCCATCGCCTTGGTCAGGTGGATCACTGCCGCCTTGGACGTGCAGTAGTGACCCACCTGCTGCGGGATGTTGATGATGTGGCCCGACATCGACGCGGTGGTGATGATGGACCCGCCCCGGCCCTGAGCGACCATCGCCCTGGCCGCCGCCTGCGCGGTGAGGAAGACCCCCGTCACGTTGGTGCTCTGGATTCGCTCGAACTCCTCCACCGACATGTCCAGCATCGGTGTCACCGAGACGATGCCGGCGTTGCACACCGCGATGTCGATCCCGCCCAACTCGGCGGTCATCCGGTCGACCATGGCAGACACCTGGTCCTGGCGGGTCACGTCGCACACTATGGGTACGGCCTTGCCGCCGGTCGCCGCAATCTCCTCGGCGAGCGCACCCAGGGCATCCGAATTCCTTGCAGCAAGACCTAATTCGGCACCGGCTTCCGCGTAGGCCAGGGCCACCTTCCTGCCGATGCCGCTGGACGCCCCGGTCACCAGGGCCTTCTTGCCGCGCAAATCGAAGAGATCCAACACGCTCATGCCTCTAGTGTGTCCGGTATGGGCAAGTTCGCGAAAGCAGAGATCGAAGACGCCGTCCGGCACTACACCACCGTCGTCGAGGGCTGCAGCGCCTCGGGCGACTGGCGCCCGTTCGCCGACCTGTTCACCGAGGACGTCGTCTACACCGAGCACCACTACGGTGTCTTCCACGGTCGCGAGGAGGTGCGGCAGTGGATCGTCGACGTCATGGCCCCGTTTCCGCACATGCGGTTTCCGTCGGACTGGACCGCTTACGACGAAGCCAATGACGCGGTCGTCATCATGATCAAGAACCTGCTCGACCACCCGACCGACCCGCACGGAGAGCCGTTCTGGTTCCCCAACTGGACCCGCCTGGTGTACGCCGGCGACGGCCTGTTCTCCAGCGAGGAGGACATCTACAACCCCAACCGCGACGCACCTCGGGTGGTCGGGGCCTGGATTCAGGCCGGCGGCAAGCTGGCCACCGACGCGATTCCCGCGCCTAAACGCTGACGGGCTGCCGCTTGCGCCGCCGGGAGCGCGCCGCCGACAGCGCCTGCTTCCACGCCAGCAGCGTGGTGGCCTTCACGTTGGCCGGTTTGAGGCTGTCCTTGGACAACAATGCGGTGGCGGCGGCTTTCGTAGTCGCCGACGCCTTCGACATGTGACCCGAGTCGAACGGCGGCTGCGGGTCATACTCGATGGCCAGCTGGATCGCCTTCGCCCGGCCTTCGCCGCCGAGCTGTGCGGCCAGCCACAGCGCGAGGTCGAGTCCGGCGGAGACGCCGGCGCTGGTGATGATGTTGTCCTCGTGCACGATCCGCTGATCACCGACCGGAGTGACGCCGAACGCCTTGAGCGC
It contains:
- a CDS encoding nuclear transport factor 2 family protein, which encodes MGKFAKAEIEDAVRHYTTVVEGCSASGDWRPFADLFTEDVVYTEHHYGVFHGREEVRQWIVDVMAPFPHMRFPSDWTAYDEANDAVVIMIKNLLDHPTDPHGEPFWFPNWTRLVYAGDGLFSSEEDIYNPNRDAPRVVGAWIQAGGKLATDAIPAPKR
- a CDS encoding SDR family oxidoreductase, whose translation is MSVLDLFDLRGKKALVTGASSGIGRKVALAYAEAGAELGLAARNSDALGALAEEIAATGGKAVPIVCDVTRQDQVSAMVDRMTAELGGIDIAVCNAGIVSVTPMLDMSVEEFERIQSTNVTGVFLTAQAAARAMVAQGRGGSIITTASMSGHIINIPQQVGHYCTSKAAVIHLTKAMAVEFAPHNIRVNSISPGYIMTELVEPLAEYHRLWEPKIPMGRIGRPEELNGLYLYLASAASSYMTGSDLVIDGGYCLP